The DNA sequence GGGTCGATCAGCCACACCTGGGCCGAGGGCCGCCCGTCCGGGCTGGGCGCCGGTGCACTGCTGGAGCCCGGCGCGTAGAGCCGCTCGATCTCGCTCATGATGGTGGCCAGCGTGGTGGTGCGGCCGCATTCGCGGCGGCCGGTCACCATCAGGTGGCCGTTCTCGGCGAAGTTCAGATAGACCGGCTGCAGGTCGAGTTCGGAGATCGCCCAGGCGATACCGCCCGCTCCCACTCCTTCGCGGCGGTCGTTGGCCGCGACCGCGCGCACCTCTTCCAGCCCGAACCGCGCCGGCAGACGCCGCACCGGGCGCACCCGGCCGACCGCCACCTGGCTAACCGCGGCCGCCACGCTGTCGGACTCGAACACCTTGCCGCCGGTGTCGTCCATGGCGGGCCGAGCGATCAGGGTGTGCAGACCAGACTGGGGGTCGCTGTCGAGGCGTACGTAGTTGACCGCAACCATGCCGCGTCCGGGCTTCACCGGGACATCCTTGGCGAACCGGGAACGCACCAGCTTGGCGTCCTCGACCGCGGCCAGACGCAGCTCGACCCGGGATCCGAAACCGCTTCGCACCGGCGGGCGCAGCTCCGATTCGCGGTCAGCGGTCACAATCACGTGCACACCGAACGACGGCCCCTGGTTGATGATCTGGTTGACCTGCTCGACGAGCACCTCGTTTTCCTCCGAGAGCGCCCGGTAGTTGTCGACCACCAGATAGACATCGCCAAATCCGTCGTTGGGCACTCTCCCGGCTTCGCCGGGAACAGTACTGAACTTGCGCCGGCGGAAGACGTCCATCGACGCAACGTCGTTCTCCAGGAAGCTGCGCTTGCGGGTCCGCACCAACGCCAGCAGTTCGGCCACCGTGCGGCGGACCCCGTCGGGGTCGGTCGGGCCACAGACACTGCCCACGTGCGGCAATCCGGCGACCGTGGTCAGCGAGGTGCCGCTGTAGGCCAGGCAGTAGAACTGGACCTGTTCGGGGGTGTGCGTCAACGCCGCCGAGCAGACCAAGGTCTGCAGTGCGGTCGTCTTGCCCGAACCGCCGGCGCCCAGGATCAGCACGTTGGCGCCCGGGCCGGAGGTGTCCACCGTCCACGGCGGCTGGTCGTGCTTGAACGGACGGTCGATGACACCGATCGGGAACACCAGGTCGCGCCGGGTGCCGTAGTCCTGCTGCCACGGGTGACCCAGGTAGCGGTTCACCAGGTTCTCGACGGTCACCGGGACATCCAGCGGCGGCTGCCACAACCGGTAGGGCTCGAAATCGATCTGGCGCAGCTGGTCGATGATGACCGTGCCGACCTTGGGAGTCCGGATGAAGTCCTCTTCCTCGGCCGGCTCGCCGAGCGCGGCTGCCGGCTTGGAGTCGATCGCCGCCATCTCATCGGCCGCCTCGATCTCGGGCGTGCTGACGCTGACCTCGAGCGGAGTGAACTCGGTGGTGAACAGCTGCGGCCGGATGTAGTCGACGGCATGCGTCAACGGCATCTGCTCGTCGTCGAGCAGTCCGCCCCGGTGGTAGTCGCGCCACAGGAACTCGGCCTGGAATCGGATGACCTCTTCGCCGCTCTTGCGGAAGTAGCCGAGGCCGGCCTTGGCCGGCAGGTTCACCGCGTTGGGCACGCCGGCGGCCTGCGCGGCGCCGGCGGTCTGCGCCTTGAGCACGAGCCGGTAGCCCATGTTCTCCATAAGCTTCTCGGCGCGGCTCTCGATGGTCTGCGAGGCCATCATCAGGTGCACCCAGTAGGCGCGGCCCTGTCGGCCGATCGAGTCCAGCACCTCCACCGCGGTGGGCATGATGCGGAACCACTCGTAGAACTCGTCGATCACGACGACCAGCATCGGCAGCGGCGGCAGGCTGTCGTCTCCGCGCGCCCGCATCCGGGACCGGATCTCGTTGTACTCCTTGGCGCCGTCGACGCCGGCGTTGTCGCACATGGTCTTTCGCCGGGCGATCTCACCCCACATGGCTTCCAGGAAGCGCTCCATGAGGGCCTGGTCGTCTTCCAAGTCGGTAATGATCCGCGACACGTGCGGAACGCCGGCGAACGGCTTGACCGCCGATCCACCCTTGAGGTCGGCCAGCACGAACTGCAGCTCGTCCGGTGGGTGAGCCAGCAGCAGCGACTCGATCACCGTGCGCACCAGGGTCGACTTACCGGAACCGGTGGTGCCGGACATCACGCCGTGCGGCCCGTCACCGCCCTCGTCGAGGGACTTCATGTCGAGGAACAGCAGTTCGCCGTTGTCGGAGCGGTTTCCGAACGGAATCCGCAGCCGACCCCTGCTGCCGCCGTCGCGCCGGCTGGCCCACAGCTCTTCGAAGTTGATCCGCCCGGCGTCGTCGATGCCGTAGTAGGCCATGATGTCGCGCGCACCGATGTGGTGCGTCACCTTCTGGCCGATCTCCTCGTAGGCCGCGGCCAGCCGCCAGTGCGCCAACCGCTGCGCGAACTGCTCGGCGTCGGTCGGGCTGACCTGGTCGGCGAGCGCGAAGAACCACTCGTTGTCGTCGATCACCATCCAGGTGTCGCGGTCACGCGGCAGCGCGTTGATGATGCCCTTGTCGTCGAGACGCAGCACCCGCTGCGAGACGCCGCGCCACTCCGGGGCGCCGGTCAAGTCGAAGAACGTCACCCCGTCGATGCCCTCGGTGGTGTTGACGTACTCCCACTGCGGGTCCAGGCCGTCGACGATGATCAGGTGGTGCGGGGTCGGGGTCTCCGCCGAGGAGCTTGCGTGGCGCGGCATGAATGATCCACGCCCGGAGAACAGTTCGGCGTGTTCGGTGGCGAAGTCCTGCACCGAGCCGTAGACCATGCGGGCATTGCCCGCGGCGTCCTGGCGGCGCGGATCGCCGAAGTGCGGCATCCACTTCACCCAATCCCACTGCGCCACATCCGAAGTCACGACGACCATGCGCAGATGGTCGGGCCCGTGGGAGAAGGCCAGTTGGCAGATGATTGCGCGCATCAGCCCGAGCACCTGCTCGCGGTCGCCGACCAGCGAGTACCACGGCTCGACCAGCAGCGAGATCATCTTCGGCAGGTTGTAGACCACGCTCTGGTAGCGCCCGAACTCCTGCAGCGCCTTACCGGTCACCGGTTCCAGCTCGATGTCGGTCGGCATGTTCTGCGGCTCACCCCAAGTCACCTCGGGGCGGGTCATCCCCACCCCGACTCGGGCCAGGCCGAAGTTGAGATCCTTGCCGTTGGGCTGGCGTTCCCACATGCGCGACGACCCCACCGCGGCGGCCAGGGTAGACGGCGCCGGGTGGTACCACCGGTAGTTGGCGTCCATGCTGTCCGCGGACTCCGCCGCCGACTCACGCAGCCGGTCCAGCATAAGCATGAACTGGGCGCGCATGGCGTCGAGCTTGGGGCGGCTCAGTTGCTGGGCACCGCCACCGAAACGGCCGCCGAACATCATCATCGCGACGCCGCCGATCATGAAGATCGGGAAGATCGAGCCCGCGCCCAGGAACATCCGGGAGCCGCTGGCCACGGTCATGGCGACCATGCCGACGAGCAGGCCGACCACCAGCACGCCGACCACCACCAGCCACCACGGCTTGCCTTCTGGCGGCGGGACGCTCAGCGGCGTCGGCAAGACGATGTTCTCCGGCTTGACCACCGGCGCGCGCTCCGGCGTCGGCCGGGCGTATCCACGTTTCACTTGGGCACCGCCAATTCTGCTGGGCTCATATCGGTTGGCAGGGTGTCGTGACGGACCAGCGCATCCTGTCGGGACAGGGTCGGGCCGTGGGCCAGCAGGCGCAACGCCACCGACGGCGCCAGGGATGGTTCTCCGACCAGGCCCAGCGCCTTGCGCTCGTCATCGCCAGGGATCCCGAATCGCACGCCCGAGGCCGATATCCACCACAACGATTCCCGCGTGGAGGCGTCCGGGTCGTTGCCGGTCACCGCGACGAAATTGCCGTAGCCGGAACCGAAGTAGACCCGGTCGGCCTCCGGCACGTTAGCGTCGTTGGTCTTCACCAGGGACACCACCCGGTTCATCTGCTTCTGCGCCACCGGAATTGTGGGGCCGGACACCACCTGCACCCGGGCACGGCTGTCACCGGTCGAACGCTCCCACCACCAGCACGTGGAAGGGTTCTCCTTGATGTCTACGACCTGAAGCGGCCCCTCGGGGTATGCCGACAGGTCCAGTCCGGTGACCACCGGCATCTTCGCCAGATCCTGCGGCGTCACCACTGCGGGCGCACCGCCCCCGGTGGCGCCGGCGTTCTGCAGGATGCGGGCTACCACCGGCGACACCGTCTGCACGCCGTTCATCAACACCACCGAATACTGTTGCGGCCCAGCCAACTGCGGTGTGGTGAACACCATGCCCACCGGACCGGGGGCATTCGGGAAGGCCGGCGGGTGACCGGCCTCCGGCACAAAGGGCACCGCCAGTTCCGGACCCACCGGCAACGCGTCGAACAGCGCCTGGCTCATGGGGCGGGCGTGGTCGACCTGCTCGGGGGTCAGCCCCAGCGGCAGCAGCACCGCCCGGTCCGCGGCGTCGATACGCGAGCGGCGCCCCTGGCGAACCACCCAGGAGTCATTGCCGTAGCGCAGCACGACCGCGTCGGGCCCGTCCAGCACCCGGCGGCGGGAGTTGAGTTCCGGCGCGCCGTCGATCACCGTCACGGTGACCGGCGACGGCGCGCCGACGCCCTGGACGTTGGCGACGGTGTCACAGATCAACCACGACGAGGTGGTGGGTGTTGTCGGCAGGATGTCCGACGGCGCACCGGGAATTCCCACGAGCGGGCCGTGCGGCTGCTCGGCTATTTGGGTGGAGCGCACCTTGTGCGGGTTGTCGGCCCGGCCGGCGATCAGTCGTGCCGAGGCCAAATTCAGAGCCGGATATATGGTGTCGCCGACTCGCACGTACAGGGCGCCAGAATCACGGTCGGCAATGATCGGCGATTCGTTCATCTGGCCCGACGGACTCAAGAACGACCACAGCAGTGCACCGAGGCAGACGACAGCCGCGGCCGACACGGAAGCCACCACGGCCAACGACTGGCGCCGACCGGGCTCTACTTCCATCCGAACCTGCCAGCGGGTCAACGCCATCGCTGTGCGTCGTGCCAGGAATTGGTACCCGGTCATCTGGGTACGCGTCGACAGCCCAAGGCCGTAGCCGGGTCCCCGCTGTTCGTCAGCCACGGTGCGCCCCAACCGCCGCCCGCAGCATTGGCAGCACTGCCGAATTACGGCGCGGTGCCGGTCCCGTATAGGTCGTCATCTACCCCTGCCTGGTCACAAGTTTCTCCACTGCGCATGCTAGCGGTGTCGCGCTACGACTGCCCGCAGTGCAGATTGCAATCTGATGGCGAAGGCGAAACGTACTTCGCCTGGTCTTCGGTGAATTATGACCGCGTTAGATGAACGGTCTGTAACGCGCTAGATCCGCGTGAGTTCACTTGCGTCTTGCTCAGCAGAAACGGGGGTTTGCCCACCGAAAATAATCGCGGCGATCACAAGATCGCGCCGGTCGGCGAGCCAGGACCGTGCAGGCTGCGGCACGACGGCCGCCGATGGCCGCCAAAATCCGCACTTGCGATACCTGAGTTTCCTGTCAGAAGCCTGCGTATCTGATGTCAGAGTATCGGGTCACGAGCTTTTACGCGCTACCGTCGAAAAGTGACCACGATTGATGGACAGGGTGCTGACGGGCAGCTCGACCCACGGGGTCCCGCAACCTCACCAGCAACGAAAGAGACAACTCATCCGGTCAGCTACTCCGCGGACGTCGTCGACGTCGAGCTGGAGCTGGAACAGGGCTACCGGGCCGAGATTCACAAGAACTACAACGAGACGGTCGACGTCGAGACCTACGGCGGAGGCTTCGACCTGACCCGTCGCGCGGTTGCCCCGCATCTGCGTATCGGCCGGGATAAATGGTTCAACCTGCTGTGGCTGATCCCGATCGGCTTCGTCGGACTGGTGGCGACGATCGCCATCGGTAAGGGAATCCGCAACATCCCTGCGGTTGAGGACTTCATCACGCGGTATCCGGGCAGCGCCGCGTCGTCGGAGTTCGCCGGCGGCATCCCCGCCTGGGCCGGCTGGACGCACTTCTTCAACCTGTTCATGATGATCTTCATCATCCGAGCCGGGATCCAGATTCTCTGCGACCACCCGCGGCTGTATTTCAGCCGCAACTCCACGCCCGGCAAGGACGAATGGCTGCGGGTGGGACCGCCGGTTCCCGACGACCCGTACTGGACGGCCAACGCCGACACCGTCGCGCTGCCCGCGCAGTTCGGGCTGCCTGGCTTCCGGCACTCGATCGGGCTGGCGCGCTGGTGGCACATGGGGCTGGGCGTGTTGTGGCTGCTCAACGGCGCGGTGTTCTACGTGCTGCTGTTCACCACCGGTCAGTGGCACCGGATTGTGCCCACCAGCTTCGACGTCTTGCCGAATGCGGCGTCGGTCGCCATCCAGTACGCATCGCTGGACTGGCCGACCGATCACACCTGGACCAACTACAACTCGCTACAGATGATCTCCTACTTCGTCACGGTGTTCATCGCGGCGCCGGCCGCGCTGATCACCGCCCTGGGGATGTCCCCGGCGCTGTCACAGCGGCTGGGGCTGATCAGCAAGCACATGCGACTGAACCTGCAGATCGCCCGGTCCCTGCACTTCGTGGTGCTGGTCTACTTCCTGTTGTTCATCCTCGTGCACGTCACCATGGTGTTCGCCACCGAAGCGCTGGTGAACCTCAACCACATGTTCGCCGCCCGCGACGACCACAGCTGGGTCGGGTTCGGCGTCTTCTCGGTGGCTTTCGTGGTCTGCGCCGTCGCGTGGATCGCAGCCACGCCGCTCACCCTGCGCTACCCGCGGGTTGTGCAGAAGATCGGCTATGCCCTGATCGGGCCGTTCCAGCGCGCCCTGGAACATCTCGACCCCGAGCCCGGGACCTTCACCGAAGCCGACATCTCGCCGTTCCACTGGCGCAACGGCCGGCTGCCGGAGACCGTCGAGTACAAGGAATACGAGGCGGGAGACTTCAAGGATTGGCGACTCAAGGTCTACGGCCTGGTCGAGAACCCGATGGAGTTCTCGCTGGAGGATC is a window from the Mycobacterium sp. SVM_VP21 genome containing:
- a CDS encoding molybdopterin-dependent oxidoreductase, translated to MELEQGYRAEIHKNYNETVDVETYGGGFDLTRRAVAPHLRIGRDKWFNLLWLIPIGFVGLVATIAIGKGIRNIPAVEDFITRYPGSAASSEFAGGIPAWAGWTHFFNLFMMIFIIRAGIQILCDHPRLYFSRNSTPGKDEWLRVGPPVPDDPYWTANADTVALPAQFGLPGFRHSIGLARWWHMGLGVLWLLNGAVFYVLLFTTGQWHRIVPTSFDVLPNAASVAIQYASLDWPTDHTWTNYNSLQMISYFVTVFIAAPAALITALGMSPALSQRLGLISKHMRLNLQIARSLHFVVLVYFLLFILVHVTMVFATEALVNLNHMFAARDDHSWVGFGVFSVAFVVCAVAWIAATPLTLRYPRVVQKIGYALIGPFQRALEHLDPEPGTFTEADISPFHWRNGRLPETVEYKEYEAGDFKDWRLKVYGLVENPMEFSLEDLKALPYHDQITQHMCVQAWSGVAKWGGVSMSTIMDIVKPLPQAKWAIFYSMGLGATGGIFYNAHPVDQMWHHMSMLAYNMNDQPLPYMHGRPLRLRNELQHGYKLVKWIKGIEFVESYKEIGSGHGGYSEDHKFFGRHQTI
- the eccB gene encoding type VII secretion protein EccB encodes the protein MADEQRGPGYGLGLSTRTQMTGYQFLARRTAMALTRWQVRMEVEPGRRQSLAVVASVSAAAVVCLGALLWSFLSPSGQMNESPIIADRDSGALYVRVGDTIYPALNLASARLIAGRADNPHKVRSTQIAEQPHGPLVGIPGAPSDILPTTPTTSSWLICDTVANVQGVGAPSPVTVTVIDGAPELNSRRRVLDGPDAVVLRYGNDSWVVRQGRRSRIDAADRAVLLPLGLTPEQVDHARPMSQALFDALPVGPELAVPFVPEAGHPPAFPNAPGPVGMVFTTPQLAGPQQYSVVLMNGVQTVSPVVARILQNAGATGGGAPAVVTPQDLAKMPVVTGLDLSAYPEGPLQVVDIKENPSTCWWWERSTGDSRARVQVVSGPTIPVAQKQMNRVVSLVKTNDANVPEADRVYFGSGYGNFVAVTGNDPDASTRESLWWISASGVRFGIPGDDERKALGLVGEPSLAPSVALRLLAHGPTLSRQDALVRHDTLPTDMSPAELAVPK
- the eccCa gene encoding type VII secretion protein EccCa is translated as MKRGYARPTPERAPVVKPENIVLPTPLSVPPPEGKPWWLVVVGVLVVGLLVGMVAMTVASGSRMFLGAGSIFPIFMIGGVAMMMFGGRFGGGAQQLSRPKLDAMRAQFMLMLDRLRESAAESADSMDANYRWYHPAPSTLAAAVGSSRMWERQPNGKDLNFGLARVGVGMTRPEVTWGEPQNMPTDIELEPVTGKALQEFGRYQSVVYNLPKMISLLVEPWYSLVGDREQVLGLMRAIICQLAFSHGPDHLRMVVVTSDVAQWDWVKWMPHFGDPRRQDAAGNARMVYGSVQDFATEHAELFSGRGSFMPRHASSSAETPTPHHLIIVDGLDPQWEYVNTTEGIDGVTFFDLTGAPEWRGVSQRVLRLDDKGIINALPRDRDTWMVIDDNEWFFALADQVSPTDAEQFAQRLAHWRLAAAYEEIGQKVTHHIGARDIMAYYGIDDAGRINFEELWASRRDGGSRGRLRIPFGNRSDNGELLFLDMKSLDEGGDGPHGVMSGTTGSGKSTLVRTVIESLLLAHPPDELQFVLADLKGGSAVKPFAGVPHVSRIITDLEDDQALMERFLEAMWGEIARRKTMCDNAGVDGAKEYNEIRSRMRARGDDSLPPLPMLVVVIDEFYEWFRIMPTAVEVLDSIGRQGRAYWVHLMMASQTIESRAEKLMENMGYRLVLKAQTAGAAQAAGVPNAVNLPAKAGLGYFRKSGEEVIRFQAEFLWRDYHRGGLLDDEQMPLTHAVDYIRPQLFTTEFTPLEVSVSTPEIEAADEMAAIDSKPAAALGEPAEEEDFIRTPKVGTVIIDQLRQIDFEPYRLWQPPLDVPVTVENLVNRYLGHPWQQDYGTRRDLVFPIGVIDRPFKHDQPPWTVDTSGPGANVLILGAGGSGKTTALQTLVCSAALTHTPEQVQFYCLAYSGTSLTTVAGLPHVGSVCGPTDPDGVRRTVAELLALVRTRKRSFLENDVASMDVFRRRKFSTVPGEAGRVPNDGFGDVYLVVDNYRALSEENEVLVEQVNQIINQGPSFGVHVIVTADRESELRPPVRSGFGSRVELRLAAVEDAKLVRSRFAKDVPVKPGRGMVAVNYVRLDSDPQSGLHTLIARPAMDDTGGKVFESDSVAAAVSQVAVGRVRPVRRLPARFGLEEVRAVAANDRREGVGAGGIAWAISELDLQPVYLNFAENGHLMVTGRRECGRTTTLATIMSEIERLYAPGSSSAPAPSPDGRPSAQVWLIDPRRQLLTTLGSDYVEKFAYNMDGTVALVNELAATLANREPPPGLSAEELLSRTWWSGPEIFLIIDDIQQFPPGFDSPFQKAAPWVTRSADVGLHVIATRTFGGWSSAGADPLLRALHQANAPLLVMDADPDEGFIRGKMKGGPLPRGRGLLMAEDTGVFVQVAATELRRAPAQERAATPAG